The Podospora bellae-mahoneyi strain CBS 112042 chromosome 7, whole genome shotgun sequence genomic sequence TGGCGCCAGGAGTTCCTCAAGTGgtccaacatcaacccagAGGACATCGCTGTCTTCACAGCCGACAGCAAGAACAAGTTCTCGGGGAGTACTGGCATCATTGTCACCACATACTCCATGGTGACCAACTCCAGAGAACGGTCTCACGACAGTAAGAAGATGATGGATTTCCTCAGAGGGCGAGAATGGGGTCTGATGCTCCTCGACGAAGTCCACGTCGTCCCCGCCGATGTCTTCCGTCGCGTCATCTCGTCTATCAAGTCGCACTCTAAGCTTGGTCTcaccgccaccctcctccgtgAGGATGACAAGATCTCCCATCTCAACTTCCTCATCGGGCCCAAGCTCTATGAGGCCAACTGGATGGAATTATCTCAACAAGGCCACATCGCCAAGGTCCAGTGCGCAGAAGTGTGGTGTTCCATGCCCCCGGAATTCTACGACGAGTATCTCCGCGCCAACTCCCACATGAAGCGCACCCTCTACGCCATGAACCCGAGGAAATTCCAAGCTTGCCAGTACCTGATCAACTATCACGAAGCGCGCGGCGACAAGATCATCGTCTTCTCTGATGAGCTTTACTCTCTCAAACAGTATGCTCTCAAACTCAAAAAGGTCTTCATCTACGGCGGCACCGGCCAGGCGGAGCGCATGCAAGTCCTCGAAAACTTTCAGCACAATCCCGATGTCAACACTCTCTTCTTGTCCAAGATTGGCGACACCTCCCTCGATCTGCCCGAAGCAACCTGTCTCATCCAGATTTCCTCTCATTTCGGCTCCCGTAGGCAAGAGGCCCAGCGTCTCGGCCGTATCCTACGAGCCAAGCGTCGTAACGATGAAGGCTTCAACGCCTTTTTCTACTCTCTGGTATCGAAAGACACCCAAGAGATGTACTACTCCTCCAAGCGCCAGGCCTTCCTCGTTGATCAGGGGTACGCCTTCAAGGTTATCACTCAGTTagccaacatcaacgacaCGCCCGATCTTGCCTTTGCCACGCCTCAGGAACGCCGGGAGCTTCTTCAACGAACGTTGGTCGACAATGAGAAGGGCTTTGAGCAAGACGCCGAGACTGATGATCTGTTTGGGAAGCCCTCTGGCAGGAGAGGTGCTGGGGGTGCCAGGGGAAGGAAGGCTGGGAATGGGGTTAGGAGGACAGCGGGTACGCTTGGGGAGCTGTCGGGTGGGCAGGATATGGCGTATATTGAGCAGAACAAGGCTGCGAATAAGGGGTTAAAGGGCAAGGgggcggggaagaaggcggatgCTGGGGGGCAGAATTCGTTCTTTAAGAAGATtcagagggagaaggagaagattaAGGGGGCGAGATAAGGGACGTGTCCATTGCGGCTTTGCGTTGTCGTAGCAGTGGCTTTTGGCGTTTTGAGACGTTTAGCGAGCAGGGCAAAGGGTGTATTAGattgtattttttttttttggatcaACAAGATTGACACAGCATCATATCACAAGTGGCGTTGGGcttgggatggggttgggctGGATGGCTTGCTCCGAGAAGGGGGTATATAGACAGTGTGCCTTTGGCTCTGTTTCGTGAGAACTGTTAATTGCATGACCAATACATGATGCCATCGTGAACTGCATTTGCCTGATGTTCTGGAACATCAAAATtctataaaaaaaataaaaaataaataaaaccaataaaaaaaagaaaaccaatTCTAGAGCCATGATCTAAGTCGGGCATAGTGTCTTTGATGTATACACCTGCCATGGCAAatctctccccccctttcaaaGAGGTAAACAGCCTAATGAAGATCATCCTTTTCAACCCAAGTAGGTATTCTTTCAAACAATGCTCGAAAGTCTAATGAATCTGCGAGAGATCGATACGCCCCCCTCACTGCCTCGGCGAGAACCTCGCACAAACCGAACCCCCTTCCACGAGCAGCCCCAAGATTGACCTCCACCCCTCTACCCACTGATTCCCATCTTTTTGGAGAGAATGATACCCCATCTGATGCCGCCCTCCCATCCACTGACGCCCCGTCTTTTTGAGAATTGTAGCTCCCAGACGACCTCATCTCAAGCTGTCTCCCTCTCATTCTCCCATCCTGCTGGGAATAGTCGCTGTCGGACGGCCTCATGCCATACTCTCCTTCCCTCATCTTCCAATCTGGCAGGCGGTTATTTGAAAATTCGCCGTCCAAGTCCCATGATTCACCATATCACTCCCCCCACCGGGACTGCTGACAGTTCACACCGGttcccccattcccaccatcCTGCTGGAAGTGTTCAGGAGGATACCGCGTCCCAActcacccaaacccccttatcttcaccaccctcatgAGGCTTTTCCTCACTCCCCACCCTACTGGAAGTTATTACCGGGAAACCGCGTCCCATTAACCCCCTGCACCCCCTGCCCCAATTGACTAGCCACCACCGTCGCCTCCCTCACAGCCCTAGCAACcgtccccctcaccctcccctcctccagaaccaacaaccccccaattGTGCACCCCCCCGGCGTGCTAACCTTATCCCTCAACAACGCAGGGTGATCCCCATTCAGCACCAACCCCGCAGCCCCCTTCATAGTCTGCGCAGCCATCCTCTGCGCCTCCGCCCTCGGCAAACCCATCGCAACAGCCCCATCAATAGCAGCCTCAAGCATCAACGCAAAAAAAGCCGGCCCTGACCCACACAGCGAAGTGCAAACATCCATGTTTGACGGAGGGAGGTAGACAACCTCGCCAATCCGCTTGAAAATCCAGGTAACCGTCCCCATCGTCTCGGGGTCAAGAGGGGGGTTGCTAATTCCGATGACAGTCATGCTTTCCCTGATGAGGGAGGCAGTGTTTGGCATTGCGCGGACGATTTGGCAGTTCACGGGCTGGCCGccgttggcggtggtgagggtttgggagagCTGGGTTTCGGTTACGCCGGCGAGGATAGAGATGAGGAGTTTACCactgagggagggggcgagggagggtTCGGAGAGGAGTTCGTTAACCATGTAGGGTTTGCAGGccaggaggatgatgtcggCGGATTGgacggcggggaggttggagttTGTGAGGATTGTTACCGGGGTGGTGtaggaggagaaggcggtcTTGAGCTTTTTGGCGGATTCGGGACGTTTGACGCAGGCGATGAAtttggaggggaggcggggggtggtggttgtttcgtagaggggggtggaggtgccggagggggtgggggaggtggatttctcgtcgagggaggcgaggatgcCGGAGAGGATTGCTATGCCCATTGTTCCTGGGGGGAAAGTTAGTTATGTgagtggtgggaaggggggtgagggggggaCATACCGCAGCCGATGACGGCCATGGTGAGCTcgggggagctggtggttTGAGAAGCGCTCATTGTGTTGTGTAGTTGGGTTTAGATGTGTAGTATAAATGTGAGATTGACCGATAGGTTATGTGAGTTGAGATGTGCTCACCGAAAACTTGTGCCAAAGTTCGGAGATGTGAAAGAAGGTGCGTGTAAGTTGCTGCGTTTGAAGACTCACTCAACTTTTGTGGACACTCTTGTGACGGAGAGGGGCAATTTTGATAATATAAcagacagaagaaaaagaaagagcaACATGAACACACACACTATAATAAATCACGGGCAACAGCTGaccatttttttttatttcattttttttgtttctaCCATTTATCACACCGAActctcatcaccaaacccaTCACAACTCATCTTCCACACCCTCTTCTTGTGTCACCAACATCTTTTTAAAATTCCAAAACCATTTCCCAGGGTCCAAGTGGCCAAAAACTCACCCCACTATCCCCCGCCACAACCCTCACCGCCTACCCAAAAAGCGCCTAGATTACCCGTATCCCCAGGGCGGTGGTGCACGAGCCATCACTAGGTAATAGACGACTCTCACAAGCCTCCAATTGCCCATCAAGGTCCAgcagctcaacaacaaccatcatcttcaaatACAACTGTGCCAAGACAGCAACCGCAAAACCCACAACCAGAACGCGCCGCCGCTGGTCATGGTCCAAAAGTCAATAACACCCCCAACAATACAAAATGGTCCAAAAACAATAGccaaaaaataaaaaacctTTCCAActaca encodes the following:
- the SSL2 gene encoding DNA repair helicase RAD25 (COG:L; BUSCO:EOG09260HSP; EggNog:ENOG503NTVF); translated protein: MPPKRKAPGTQGAAAKAGRTSALSTPGPGTPRSLDSSMMSEEDEDFLNDEDVDDAQKQREDMLAKEADQFVNKWALTSKNVDGGEEAGQRTYDAASQYFKKRDYSHYQLKPDHQNRPLWIEPDGTIVLERFSPLSEQATDFLITIAEPKSRPSLLHEYRITTHSLYAAVSIGLRPQDIINTLDRFLKTPLPPRILNFISSCTQSYGKVKLVLKNNKYFVESVDTQLLQKLLADPQIRAARISGTTDISTSYAPTMAGLVIPGTKNAAGVHQADLKQGNNQNGEQGQAGAEADVFAALNEEDDDDEKEAVHSFEISDASVETVQKQCLEIGFPILEEYDFRNDNVNPNLEIDLRPNTLIRPYQEKSLSKMFGNGRAKSGIIVLPCGAGKTLVGITAACTIRKGVIVLCTSSMSVVQWRQEFLKWSNINPEDIAVFTADSKNKFSGSTGIIVTTYSMVTNSRERSHDSKKMMDFLRGREWGLMLLDEVHVVPADVFRRVISSIKSHSKLGLTATLLREDDKISHLNFLIGPKLYEANWMELSQQGHIAKVQCAEVWCSMPPEFYDEYLRANSHMKRTLYAMNPRKFQACQYLINYHEARGDKIIVFSDELYSLKQYALKLKKVFIYGGTGQAERMQVLENFQHNPDVNTLFLSKIGDTSLDLPEATCLIQISSHFGSRRQEAQRLGRILRAKRRNDEGFNAFFYSLVSKDTQEMYYSSKRQAFLVDQGYAFKVITQLANINDTPDLAFATPQERRELLQRTLVDNEKGFEQDAETDDLFGKPSGRRGAGGARGRKAGNGVRRTAGTLGELSGGQDMAYIEQNKAANKGLKGKGAGKKADAGGQNSFFKKIQREKEKIKGAR
- the PRO3 gene encoding delta 1-pyrroline-5-carboxylate reductase (EggNog:ENOG503NVU1; COG:E), with the protein product MSASQTTSSPELTMAVIGCGTMGIAILSGILASLDEKSTSPTPSGTSTPLYETTTTPRLPSKFIACVKRPESAKKLKTAFSSYTTPVTILTNSNLPAVQSADIILLACKPYMVNELLSEPSLAPSLSGKLLISILAGVTETQLSQTLTTANGGQPVNCQIVRAMPNTASLIRESMTVIGISNPPLDPETMGTVTWIFKRIGEVVYLPPSNMDVCTSLCGSGPAFFALMLEAAIDGAVAMGLPRAEAQRMAAQTMKGAAGLVLNGDHPALLRDKVSTPGGCTIGGLLVLEEGRVRGTVARAVREATVVASQLGQGVQGVNGTRFPGNNFQ